From Buchnera aphidicola (Nurudea shiraii), the proteins below share one genomic window:
- a CDS encoding tetratricopeptide repeat protein, producing the protein MKDLNMFLKKDIKKNYNLNKTQKNIIFLFLALFAFLFFKFYLNVNIDVKNYDKLIQEVKINKDISIKKIIEFIKNNENNIYGTFASLYLSKTYFEKNLLYNALLILQNNLKYIHDEHILNIVILNMSKIHLQLNNYKKSLKLINNINLKSWKSIKHDLKGNVFFLLNNTEQAILEWKKSIYYQIREELKEIVQMKLNNIK; encoded by the coding sequence AAATAAAACTCAAAAAAACATTATATTTTTGTTTTTAGCTCTTTTTGCTTTTTTATTTTTTAAATTTTATTTAAATGTTAATATTGATGTAAAAAATTATGATAAACTTATTCAAGAAGTTAAAATTAATAAAGATATTTCAATAAAAAAAATTATTGAGTTTATTAAAAATAACGAAAACAATATTTATGGGACTTTTGCATCTTTATACTTATCTAAAACATATTTTGAAAAGAACTTGTTATATAATGCTCTACTAATACTACAAAATAATTTAAAATATATACATGATGAACATATTTTAAACATAGTTATTTTAAATATGTCTAAAATACATCTTCAATTAAATAATTACAAAAAATCATTGAAATTAATTAATAACATTAATTTAAAATCTTGGAAAAGTATTAAACATGATTTAAAAGGAAATGTATTTTTTCTATTAAACAATACAGAACAAGCTATTTTGGAATGGAAAAAAAGTATTTATTATCAAATTAGAGAAGAGCTAAAAGAAATAGTACAAATGAAATTAAATAATATCAAATAA
- a CDS encoding GTPase, whose translation MSFKIALIGRTNVGKSTLFNKLVSFNSSLVSNSPNLTRDRKYGCLRIKNNKIIIIDTAGINNKKKISIKILKNR comes from the coding sequence ATGTCATTTAAAATAGCATTAATTGGAAGAACTAATGTTGGGAAATCTACATTGTTTAATAAATTAGTATCTTTTAATAGTTCGTTAGTTTCCAATAGTCCTAATTTAACTAGAGATCGAAAATATGGATGTTTAAGAATTAAAAATAATAAAATTATTATTATTGATACTGCTGGCATTAACAATAAAAAAAAAATATC